From a region of the Balaenoptera ricei isolate mBalRic1 chromosome 11, mBalRic1.hap2, whole genome shotgun sequence genome:
- the CISH gene encoding cytokine-inducible SH2-containing protein, with product MVLCVQGPCPLLAVEQIGQRPLWAQSLELPEPAMQPLPAGAFLEEAAEESPAQPEGEPKVLDPEEDLLCIAKTFSYLRESGWYWGSITASEARQHLQKMPEGTFLVRDSTHPSYLFTLSVKTTRGPTNVRIEYADSSFRLDSNCLSRPRILAFPDVVSLVQHYVASCAADTRSDSPDLATTPALPTPKEDAPGDPALPATAVHLKLVQPFVRKSSTRSLQHLCRLVINRLVADVDCLPLPRRMADYLRQYPFQL from the exons ATGGTCCTCTGCGTTCAGGG ACCTTGTCCTTTGCTGGCTGTGGAGCAGATCGGGCAGCGGCCCCTGTGGGCCCAGTCCCTGGAGCTGCCCGAACCAGCTATGCAGCCTTTACCTGCTGGCgccttcctggaggaagcagcaGAGGAGTCCCCAGCCCAGCCAGAGGGTGAGCCCAAGGTGCTGGACCCCGAAGAAGATCTGCTGTGCATAGCCAAGACCTTCTCGTACCTTCGGGAATCTG GCTGGTATTGGGGTTCCATTACGGCCAGTGAGGCCCGGCAACACCTGCAGAAGATGCCAGAGGGCACATTCCTAGTACGTGACAGCACCCACCCCAGCTACCTGTTCACATTGTCGGTCAAAACCACCCGTGGCCCCACCAACGTGCGCATTGAGTACGCCGACTCCAGCTTCCGCCTGGACTCCAACTGCCTGTCCAGGCCGCGCATCCTGGCCTTCCCAGATGTGGTCAGCCTTGTGCAGCACTATGTGGCCTCCTGTGCTGCAGATACCCGAAGTGACAGTCCTGACCTTGCaaccaccccagccctgcctacCCCTAAGGAAGATGCACCTGGTGACCCAGCACTGCCTGCTactgctgtacacctaaaactggTGCAGCCCTTTGTGCGCAAAAGCAGCACCCGAAGCCTGCAGCACCTGTGCCGCCTCGTCATCAACCGTCTGGTGGCCGACGTGGACTGCCTGCCACTACCCCGGCGCATGGCTGACTACCTCCGACAGtaccccttccagctctga